A stretch of the Rhinoderma darwinii isolate aRhiDar2 chromosome 3, aRhiDar2.hap1, whole genome shotgun sequence genome encodes the following:
- the LOC142749798 gene encoding nucleoporin NUP35-like isoform X1: protein MSAFSLEPPGGEPMAMGSPTSPKSGASAQFLPGFLMGDLPAPVTPQPRPSFMESRSPVLGGGSLQPVVPAHKEKSGAPPVGSIYDDFLLPSFNTTPLSSRKLTTFTAGIPLTPPNPYTPSSTFSPSTIVQSRRATLSPAQLDPFYTQGDSLTCDDQLNDTWVTVYGFPPASASYVLLQFAQYGNIRKHVMSNTGNWIHLLYQSKLQARKALSKDGKIFGDCIMIGVKPCIDKSLMEGSEKASNFSVYSVVTPPVKSISSPHSGMRPLAAAYRATTSPYKASFLDDVSSHVTAASVTWTAESFQKAGPL from the exons ATGTCCGCTTTCTCCTTGGAGCCTCCGG GTGGAGAGCCAATGGCAATGGGTTCACCAACATCTCCAAAATCAGGCGCCAGTGCCCAGTTTTTGCCTGGTTTTCTAATGGGTGATCTCCCAGCACCTGTAACACCACAGCCACGCCCGTCATTTATGGAATCACGATCACCAGTGTTGGGAG GTGGCTCTCTTCAGCCCGTGGTTCCTGCTCATAAAGAAAAGAGTGGTGCGCCCCCTGTTGGAAGCATATATGATGACTTTTTACTTCCAAGTTTTAACACTACACCTTTAAGTTCCAGAAAGCtg ACTACTTTCACTGCAGGAATTCCATTGACCCCACCAAACCCATACACAC CTTCAAGTACATTTAGTCCATCAACCATTGTTCAAAGCAGAAGAGCCACGCTATCACCTGCTCAGCTTGATCCGTTTTACACTCAAGGCGATTCTTTGACATGTGATGACCAACTGAATGATACATGGGTTACTGTATATGG GTTTCCTCCAGCCTCTGCTTCCTACGTCTTACTACAGTTTGCTCAGTATGGAAATATAAGAAAACATGTG atGTCAAATACTGGAAACTGGATTCACTTACTATACCAGTCCAAGCTACAGGCAAGGAAAGCTCTAAGTAAAGACGGCAAGATATTTGGTGATTGCATTATGATCGGTGTGAAACCCTGCATAGATAAG AGTTTAATGGAGGGTAGCGAGAAGGCGTCCAACTTTTCGGTGTATTCAGTTGTCACGCCACCCGTTAAAAGCATAAGCTCTCCACATTCAGGAATGAGACCTCTTGCTGCAGCTTACAGGGCTACAACTAGTCCCTACAAG
- the LOC142749798 gene encoding nucleoporin NUP35-like isoform X2: MSAFSLEPPGGEPMAMGSPTSPKSGASAQFLPGFLMGDLPAPVTPQPRPSFMESRSPVLGGGSLQPVVPAHKEKSGAPPVGSIYDDFLLPSFNTTPLSSRKLTTFTAGIPLTPPNPYTPSSTFSPSTIVQSRRATLSPAQLDPFYTQGDSLTCDDQLNDTWVTVYGFPPASASYVLLQFAQYGNIRKHVMSNTGNWIHLLYQSKLQARKALSKDGKIFGDCIMIGVKPCIDKSLMEGSEKASNFSVYSVVTPPVKSISSPHSGMRPLAAAYRATTSPYKAFMDRQTPKKDDTLMSKALEYLFGW; the protein is encoded by the exons ATGTCCGCTTTCTCCTTGGAGCCTCCGG GTGGAGAGCCAATGGCAATGGGTTCACCAACATCTCCAAAATCAGGCGCCAGTGCCCAGTTTTTGCCTGGTTTTCTAATGGGTGATCTCCCAGCACCTGTAACACCACAGCCACGCCCGTCATTTATGGAATCACGATCACCAGTGTTGGGAG GTGGCTCTCTTCAGCCCGTGGTTCCTGCTCATAAAGAAAAGAGTGGTGCGCCCCCTGTTGGAAGCATATATGATGACTTTTTACTTCCAAGTTTTAACACTACACCTTTAAGTTCCAGAAAGCtg ACTACTTTCACTGCAGGAATTCCATTGACCCCACCAAACCCATACACAC CTTCAAGTACATTTAGTCCATCAACCATTGTTCAAAGCAGAAGAGCCACGCTATCACCTGCTCAGCTTGATCCGTTTTACACTCAAGGCGATTCTTTGACATGTGATGACCAACTGAATGATACATGGGTTACTGTATATGG GTTTCCTCCAGCCTCTGCTTCCTACGTCTTACTACAGTTTGCTCAGTATGGAAATATAAGAAAACATGTG atGTCAAATACTGGAAACTGGATTCACTTACTATACCAGTCCAAGCTACAGGCAAGGAAAGCTCTAAGTAAAGACGGCAAGATATTTGGTGATTGCATTATGATCGGTGTGAAACCCTGCATAGATAAG AGTTTAATGGAGGGTAGCGAGAAGGCGTCCAACTTTTCGGTGTATTCAGTTGTCACGCCACCCGTTAAAAGCATAAGCTCTCCACATTCAGGAATGAGACCTCTTGCTGCAGCTTACAGGGCTACAACTAGTCCCTACAAG GCATTCATGGATAGACAGACCCCTAAAAAGGATGACACGCTAATGTCTAAAGCTCTGGAATATCTATTTGGATGGTAG